The Mesomycoplasma ovipneumoniae genome includes a region encoding these proteins:
- a CDS encoding glutamyl-tRNA amidotransferase: MDREKIIKLAKSLYFVPSEKVIETVLQEKDQMLERINFLHTFDTKDVPSLEKINSFPKGIEILFDDEPNFSDFRSQLFTNSVHADQNEIITKKVIDD, from the coding sequence ATGGATAGAGAAAAAATAATCAAACTTGCAAAATCGCTTTATTTTGTTCCTAGTGAAAAAGTAATTGAAACCGTTTTACAAGAAAAAGATCAAATGCTAGAACGAATTAATTTTTTGCATACTTTTGATACAAAAGACGTTCCTAGCTTGGAAAAAATCAACTCTTTTCCAAAAGGAATTGAAATTTTATTCGATGATGAGCCAAATTTTTCTGATTTTAGATCCCAACTTTTTACAAATTCAGTCCACGCAGATCAAAATGAAATTATAACCAAAAAGGTGATTGATGACTAA